A window of the Cellvibrio sp. pealriver genome harbors these coding sequences:
- the rfaP gene encoding lipopolysaccharide core heptose(I) kinase RfaP has product MKLAIVIFRYFPFGGLQRDMLAIAQAAQVRGHTVTVFCGDWQGEKIPGIDVVVIKSSGFFNVAGVKHFVNRFLQQFPRNEFDLLLGFNKMPGLDVYFAGDSCFAHKAYAERGVLYRLTPRSRLYLAYERAVFAAESGVHVLSLVASEQKQFVRCYGTPAERFHFLPPGISAAHIACENPSHARMALLHDLGLTPDTRIILCLGSGFKTKGVDISIAAFAELRACASYPVALAIVGSDDPYDYRKQAQSLGVADQVFFLGARSPVGDLLHAADVLLHPARKELAGNVILEAMLCGCPIVASAHCGYAHYVAQQAMGELIPMGATPVAIANMVASVLTVDSAVWRERSEVFAKTSDVFSRVDVALQILERIANNNLIANRHQVLSTANQHVVLLDELVDAWQDQDVFSVMEHMRGKVARELPDRQTMRFEINGRGYYRKWHRGVGWKEIIKNLLQLRWPVLGATNEWNALTKLRALNIPSLIPLAYGVRGKNPARQQSFIVTRELADVIQLDHFFEQHNVSFKAKRCILAQVAYMVRELHAAGINHRDLYLCHFMLKTDFLVNQNAEPDIYLIDLHRAQMRMQVPERWRVKDVGGLLFSTLNLQFTHRDYLYFLQIYFAQDLRSLLKEQKSMLEKITARAIKMYRRDFGRAPHYFGVKK; this is encoded by the coding sequence ATGAAATTAGCGATTGTTATTTTTCGCTATTTTCCGTTTGGCGGTTTGCAGCGCGATATGTTGGCTATTGCGCAGGCAGCACAGGTTCGTGGACATACGGTCACTGTTTTTTGTGGCGATTGGCAAGGCGAAAAAATTCCCGGTATTGATGTTGTGGTTATTAAGTCATCCGGTTTTTTTAATGTCGCTGGCGTAAAACATTTTGTAAATAGATTTTTGCAGCAGTTTCCACGCAATGAATTTGATCTGCTGCTCGGCTTTAACAAAATGCCGGGTTTGGATGTGTATTTTGCAGGTGATAGCTGTTTTGCGCACAAGGCTTATGCTGAGCGTGGCGTACTGTATCGGTTAACTCCGCGCTCGCGTTTGTATCTCGCGTATGAGCGAGCCGTATTTGCCGCAGAAAGTGGCGTGCATGTTTTGTCATTGGTCGCAAGTGAGCAAAAACAATTTGTGCGTTGTTACGGAACACCTGCGGAGCGTTTTCATTTTCTCCCTCCGGGAATTTCTGCGGCGCATATCGCCTGTGAAAACCCTAGCCATGCGCGCATGGCGCTGCTGCACGATTTAGGTCTCACACCCGATACTCGCATTATTTTATGTTTGGGCTCCGGTTTTAAAACCAAAGGTGTCGATATCAGTATTGCCGCATTTGCCGAGTTGCGCGCGTGCGCGTCCTATCCGGTGGCATTGGCAATTGTGGGTAGCGATGATCCTTATGATTATCGTAAACAGGCGCAGAGTCTGGGTGTCGCAGATCAGGTTTTTTTTCTCGGTGCGCGCAGTCCTGTAGGCGATTTATTACATGCCGCAGATGTGCTCTTGCATCCGGCGCGTAAAGAGCTTGCGGGTAATGTCATTCTGGAGGCGATGCTGTGCGGTTGCCCGATTGTGGCATCTGCGCATTGCGGTTATGCGCATTATGTCGCTCAGCAAGCCATGGGGGAGTTAATCCCGATGGGTGCCACGCCTGTTGCCATCGCAAATATGGTTGCTTCTGTTTTGACAGTTGATAGTGCTGTGTGGCGTGAGCGCAGCGAAGTTTTTGCAAAGACTTCGGATGTGTTTTCGCGCGTGGATGTTGCATTGCAAATTTTGGAGCGCATTGCAAATAACAATCTTATTGCCAACCGGCATCAGGTGTTATCGACAGCGAATCAACATGTGGTTTTGCTCGATGAGTTAGTCGATGCATGGCAAGATCAGGATGTGTTTTCAGTGATGGAGCATATGCGTGGCAAGGTCGCGCGGGAATTACCTGATCGCCAAACCATGCGCTTTGAAATAAATGGGCGAGGTTACTACCGCAAGTGGCATCGCGGTGTTGGCTGGAAAGAAATCATTAAAAATCTGCTGCAATTGCGCTGGCCAGTATTGGGTGCCACTAACGAATGGAATGCGCTCACTAAATTGCGTGCATTGAATATCCCGAGTTTAATTCCGCTCGCCTATGGCGTGCGTGGTAAAAACCCTGCGAGGCAGCAATCTTTCATTGTCACCCGCGAGTTAGCTGATGTTATTCAGCTAGATCATTTCTTTGAGCAACATAATGTCAGCTTCAAGGCAAAACGTTGCATTCTCGCGCAAGTGGCGTACATGGTGCGCGAGCTTCATGCGGCGGGAATAAATCATCGCGATTTATATCTCTGTCATTTTATGTTGAAGACAGATTTTCTGGTGAACCAGAATGCCGAGCCAGATATTTATTTGATTGATCTGCACCGCGCGCAGATGCGCATGCAAGTGCCGGAGCGCTGGCGGGTAAAAGATGTTGGCGGACTATTATTCTCAACGTTGAATTTGCAATTTACCCACCGCGATTATCTGTATTTTTTGCAAATCTATTTTGCACAGGATCTGCGCAGTTTGTTAAAGGAACAAAAGTCTATGTTGGAAAAAATCACAGCGCGTGCGATCAAGATGTATCGCCGCGATTTTGGTCGCGCCCCGCACTATTTCGGGGTTAAAAAATAA
- a CDS encoding O-antigen ligase: protein MPIALLQREWREAKIAAWSYAGLWIFVSAFLWAPSRDGLEAIFALTLFIPMLLILPWRKPEFQQYGGAFTSVALAYAGWCCLTSLWGDDSGFFILQWCVLASWLAGSAWVLQKKSLDWDQLLYWFVLVGAVAALINIAVFYWNHPLAARMEGITAARAPTLVGQVFGVVILLGILLSWRTASGKRALGLSLACIPALAALGLSQSRGPLLSLVVVLVIGLFWLRPKRKILLVQIAAALLGIVALCVIFPVNQLLLERGASFRDQIWLDVIRQMWAQPGLFLSGIGISEVTQIHTSIGEYHHAHNAWLDILYRTGVIGLGLALVHLTLLLWQARLHPYLAPLTLWLLYGCGCLFVDSRSLFWEIDVKWLLYWVPAALLAAGLQQLKNTDRPEAKQ, encoded by the coding sequence ATGCCAATAGCACTCTTACAACGCGAATGGCGTGAAGCAAAAATAGCGGCTTGGTCATACGCCGGGTTATGGATATTTGTCAGTGCATTTTTATGGGCACCCTCGCGCGATGGATTGGAAGCGATATTCGCGCTCACATTGTTTATACCCATGTTGCTGATCTTGCCGTGGCGCAAACCGGAATTCCAGCAATATGGCGGCGCATTTACCAGTGTTGCACTTGCCTATGCAGGGTGGTGTTGCCTGACGAGTCTATGGGGCGATGACTCCGGCTTTTTTATCTTGCAATGGTGTGTGCTTGCATCATGGTTGGCGGGTTCAGCGTGGGTGTTGCAAAAAAAATCACTCGATTGGGATCAACTGTTGTATTGGTTTGTGTTGGTGGGGGCAGTCGCTGCGCTCATTAATATCGCCGTGTTTTATTGGAACCACCCACTTGCGGCGCGCATGGAAGGTATTACCGCTGCGCGTGCGCCCACTCTGGTGGGGCAGGTGTTCGGTGTGGTTATCCTGCTGGGGATTTTATTGTCCTGGCGAACTGCTAGCGGCAAACGCGCTCTGGGATTGTCGCTTGCCTGCATTCCTGCACTGGCTGCGCTAGGCTTATCGCAGAGCAGGGGGCCATTGTTATCTTTGGTTGTGGTGTTGGTGATAGGGCTATTTTGGTTGCGCCCCAAGCGGAAAATTTTGTTGGTACAGATAGCGGCTGCCCTGCTGGGAATAGTGGCGCTGTGTGTCATTTTTCCGGTAAACCAATTATTGCTGGAGCGTGGAGCATCTTTCCGCGATCAAATCTGGCTGGATGTCATCCGGCAAATGTGGGCCCAACCGGGTTTGTTTTTATCTGGAATTGGCATAAGCGAAGTGACTCAGATCCACACCAGCATCGGGGAATATCATCATGCCCATAATGCCTGGCTGGATATTTTATATCGCACCGGTGTGATTGGTCTGGGTTTGGCTCTGGTTCATCTGACATTGTTATTGTGGCAGGCTCGTCTTCATCCGTATTTGGCACCACTGACGCTGTGGCTTCTTTATGGTTGCGGTTGTTTGTTTGTGGATTCGCGTAGCCTGTTTTGGGAAATTGACGTGAAGTGGCTGCTGTACTGGGTTCCTGCTGCACTCTTGGCTGCAGGTTTGCAGCAGCTGAAAAATACGGATCGCCCAGAGGCGAAACAGTAA
- a CDS encoding branched-chain amino acid transaminase, producing the protein MSFADRDGVIWLDGELIPWRDAKVHVLTHTLHYGMGVFEGVRAYKSDSLGTSIFRLQEHTDRLFRSAHIMRMKMPYTKDVVNEAHKMVVRENGLAEAYLRPMAFYGSEGMGLRADNLKVHIMVAAWHWPSYMSPEARDLGIRIRTSSYTRHHVNISMCKAKANGHYINSLLALQEALDSGCEEALLLDNEGYVAEGSGENFFLVRDGIIYTPELTSCLDGITRNTIFHLAADCGYTIKEKRITRDEVYVADEAFFTGTAAEVLPIRELDGRQIGEGRRGPITTRLQDLYFKSVRGELPEHTNWLAPVAK; encoded by the coding sequence ATGTCTTTTGCCGACCGCGACGGCGTTATTTGGCTTGATGGTGAACTCATTCCCTGGCGCGATGCCAAGGTTCACGTGTTGACTCACACACTGCACTACGGCATGGGCGTTTTTGAAGGCGTCCGCGCGTACAAAAGCGATAGTTTGGGTACCAGTATTTTCCGTCTGCAAGAACACACTGACCGCCTGTTCCGCTCTGCGCACATCATGCGCATGAAAATGCCTTACACCAAAGATGTTGTTAACGAAGCGCACAAAATGGTCGTGCGTGAAAATGGTTTGGCAGAAGCCTACTTGCGCCCGATGGCGTTTTACGGTTCCGAAGGCATGGGGCTGCGCGCTGACAATTTGAAAGTGCACATTATGGTTGCTGCGTGGCACTGGCCGTCATACATGTCGCCGGAAGCGCGCGATTTGGGTATCCGTATCCGCACCTCCAGCTATACTCGCCACCACGTGAATATTTCCATGTGCAAAGCGAAAGCGAATGGCCACTACATCAACTCATTGCTCGCGTTGCAAGAAGCGCTGGACAGTGGTTGTGAAGAGGCGTTGTTGCTGGATAACGAAGGTTATGTGGCAGAAGGCAGCGGCGAGAATTTCTTTTTGGTGCGCGATGGCATTATCTACACACCGGAATTGACCTCGTGCCTCGACGGCATCACCCGCAATACCATTTTCCATCTGGCGGCTGATTGCGGTTACACCATCAAAGAAAAACGCATCACCCGCGATGAAGTCTATGTGGCAGATGAGGCATTTTTCACCGGTACGGCGGCAGAAGTATTGCCGATCCGCGAATTGGACGGCCGCCAGATTGGCGAAGGCCGTCGCGGGCCAATTACCACTCGTTTGCAGGATTTGTATTTCAAATCCGTGCGCGGGGAGTTACCTGAGCACACCAACTGGTTGGCGCCAGTTGCAAAATAA
- the glnE gene encoding bifunctional [glutamate--ammonia ligase]-adenylyl-L-tyrosine phosphorylase/[glutamate--ammonia-ligase] adenylyltransferase: protein MLNFTGVPAELQPAAQRFWEQFTSAIQNQDLPQPQTLLPESVSEGVFFAQLTRAFVASEFIAKTAAQKPALLLDLIESGALFRAQTDADLEQFASVINAGINDADVDARLRRERNKAMIRVIWRDLNRLAGMSEVTAELSRFADTSIQLAAEYHYRALEKIYGTPIGRESGLAQPFMVLGMGKLGAGELNISSDIDLIFTFPEGGETNHASRAVSNQEFFVKLGQRLIKSLDAITADGFVFRTDMRLRPHGESGSLAMSFAGMEDYYQTQGREWERYAMIKARTVAMAGGENQKAARKTLREMLQPFTYRQYIDFSAIESLREMKGLIARQVQRKGMNLDVKLGEGGIREVEFVVQVFQLIRGGRDANLRKRKVPVLLPILEQENYLPPGTGAALLEAYIFLRNTEHAIQGYQDKQTQALPVDPLGQQRLAWVMGFDSWENFFTVLSDYRKRVNAEFKAVIAAPDEEESIDQQSLTFCLSLWEGSLQGEDAIHVLEARDVDTAPALVKNLADLRNSRSVLSMQASGRTRLDAFVPRLLHMLFQEAGAGKLPLTIAETFARIVPFIEAVARRTAYLVLLVENPTALHQLVRLCAASPLIADQITQYPALLDELLTPESLYTPPDKSRLRDELRRDVLRLTWDDLEGHMEALRYFRSAHALRVAASEVTGALPLMKVSDYLTYIAEVVLEHVLQLSWEHLVERHGRPRRADGSVDLAPEFVIVGYGKLGGIELGHGSDLDLVFIHNTDANLSTDGERAIDNLTFYTRLGQRIIHILNTYTPSGKLYEVDMRLRPSGNSGLLVSSLVAFEKYQANEAWTWEHQALVRARVVAGDEQLGEQFDQVRQRILSRPRDLEKLRTDVSDMRRKMREQLGSESKAKNQPQNAAKTPALFNLKQDAGGIVDIEFMVQYAALAWAAQAPEVIRYTDNIRILGSLEEAGLLDAESVAHLIAAYKAYRSTGHRLALQRQEAVLEGDNHFTEERAQVTAIWDRVIGHP from the coding sequence ATGCTGAATTTCACCGGCGTACCCGCCGAGCTACAGCCTGCAGCCCAGCGTTTTTGGGAGCAATTTACCAGCGCGATCCAGAATCAGGATTTACCCCAGCCACAGACGCTCTTGCCGGAATCGGTGAGCGAAGGCGTATTTTTTGCGCAGCTAACCCGCGCTTTTGTGGCGAGTGAATTTATCGCCAAAACCGCCGCCCAAAAACCGGCCCTGTTACTGGATTTAATTGAGTCAGGTGCCTTGTTCCGCGCGCAGACCGATGCCGACCTTGAGCAGTTTGCATCGGTAATCAATGCCGGAATCAACGATGCGGATGTGGATGCCCGTCTGCGCCGCGAGCGCAATAAAGCGATGATCCGGGTGATCTGGCGCGACCTGAATCGCCTTGCGGGGATGAGTGAGGTGACGGCAGAGCTATCGCGCTTTGCGGATACATCCATCCAGTTGGCCGCTGAATATCACTACCGCGCGCTGGAAAAAATCTACGGCACACCGATCGGGCGCGAATCCGGTTTGGCGCAGCCGTTTATGGTGCTGGGGATGGGGAAATTGGGCGCGGGGGAATTGAATATTTCGTCCGATATCGACCTGATTTTTACTTTCCCTGAAGGTGGTGAAACCAACCATGCATCGCGTGCGGTGAGTAATCAGGAATTCTTCGTCAAACTCGGCCAGCGGCTGATCAAAAGTCTGGATGCGATCACTGCCGATGGCTTTGTATTCCGCACCGATATGCGTTTGCGCCCGCACGGCGAAAGCGGCTCACTCGCCATGAGTTTTGCGGGCATGGAAGATTATTACCAGACGCAAGGCCGCGAATGGGAGCGCTACGCGATGATCAAAGCGCGCACGGTGGCGATGGCCGGCGGCGAGAATCAAAAGGCTGCGCGCAAAACCTTGCGCGAGATGCTGCAGCCGTTCACCTATCGCCAGTACATCGATTTCAGTGCAATTGAATCCCTGCGCGAGATGAAAGGCCTGATCGCGCGGCAAGTACAGCGCAAGGGGATGAACCTGGATGTGAAACTGGGTGAGGGCGGCATCCGCGAGGTGGAATTTGTGGTGCAGGTCTTCCAGCTGATCCGCGGCGGGCGCGATGCCAACCTGCGCAAGCGCAAGGTGCCGGTGCTACTGCCGATTTTGGAGCAGGAAAACTACTTGCCGCCCGGAACCGGCGCAGCCTTGCTCGAAGCCTACATTTTTTTGCGAAATACCGAACACGCGATTCAGGGCTATCAGGACAAACAGACGCAAGCGCTGCCGGTTGATCCGCTCGGCCAACAGCGCTTGGCGTGGGTAATGGGGTTTGACAGTTGGGAGAATTTTTTCACTGTGCTGAGCGATTATCGCAAGCGAGTGAATGCCGAATTCAAAGCCGTGATTGCCGCGCCCGATGAAGAAGAGTCTATCGACCAGCAATCCCTGACCTTCTGCTTGAGTTTATGGGAAGGCAGTTTGCAGGGCGAGGATGCCATCCATGTGCTGGAGGCGCGCGATGTGGATACAGCGCCGGCGCTGGTAAAAAACCTGGCCGATCTACGCAACAGTCGCTCGGTGTTGTCGATGCAAGCCAGCGGCCGCACCCGGCTGGATGCGTTTGTGCCGCGTTTACTGCATATGTTATTTCAGGAGGCGGGTGCAGGTAAGTTACCACTAACTATCGCGGAAACCTTTGCCAGAATTGTACCTTTCATTGAGGCAGTCGCGCGCCGTACGGCTTATCTGGTGCTCTTGGTAGAGAACCCCACGGCGCTTCACCAGTTGGTTCGACTCTGTGCCGCCAGCCCGTTAATCGCCGACCAAATCACCCAATATCCAGCCTTGCTGGATGAGTTGCTGACACCGGAAAGCCTCTACACCCCACCGGACAAATCCCGTCTGCGCGACGAATTGCGCCGCGATGTGTTGCGCCTGACTTGGGATGACCTTGAGGGGCACATGGAGGCGCTGCGCTATTTCCGCTCTGCTCATGCCTTACGTGTCGCCGCCAGCGAAGTGACTGGTGCCCTGCCGCTGATGAAGGTGAGCGATTACCTGACCTATATCGCCGAAGTGGTGCTGGAGCATGTGCTGCAGCTCAGCTGGGAGCATTTGGTCGAGCGCCACGGTCGCCCGCGGCGCGCCGATGGTAGTGTTGATCTTGCGCCGGAATTTGTGATTGTCGGCTATGGAAAATTGGGCGGGATCGAGCTGGGGCATGGCTCGGATCTGGACTTGGTGTTTATCCACAATACCGATGCCAACCTCAGTACTGACGGCGAGCGCGCCATCGATAACCTGACGTTTTACACCCGTCTCGGGCAGCGGATTATCCACATCCTCAATACCTACACACCCTCGGGCAAATTGTACGAGGTGGACATGCGCTTGCGCCCCTCCGGTAACTCGGGTTTGTTGGTGTCGTCGCTGGTGGCATTTGAAAAGTATCAGGCCAACGAGGCCTGGACCTGGGAGCACCAGGCGCTGGTACGCGCACGGGTAGTGGCGGGTGATGAGCAGCTCGGCGAGCAGTTTGATCAGGTGCGCCAGCGCATATTGAGTCGCCCGCGGGATCTGGAAAAGCTGCGCACAGATGTGAGCGATATGCGGCGCAAAATGCGCGAGCAGTTGGGCAGTGAGTCCAAAGCCAAAAACCAGCCGCAAAATGCCGCCAAAACACCGGCTTTATTTAATTTGAAACAGGATGCCGGTGGTATCGTGGATATTGAATTTATGGTTCAATACGCGGCCTTGGCTTGGGCTGCACAAGCGCCCGAGGTCATCCGGTACACGGACAACATTCGCATACTCGGATCACTGGAAGAGGCAGGCTTACTCGATGCCGAATCCGTGGCCCACCTGATCGCGGCTTACAAAGCATACCGATCCACTGGCCATCGCCTCGCGCTACAGCGACAGGAGGCGGTGCTGGAAGGTGACAATCATTTCACTGAAGAGCGTGCACAGGTCACGGCGATTTGGGATCGCGTGATCGGTCACCCCTGA
- the waaF gene encoding lipopolysaccharide heptosyltransferase II, with translation MIDIAFPTELKKIQNILVIGPAWIGDMMMAHTLIQLLKQRNPSAQIDVLASGWTRQLLIRMPQVNHVIEMPIGHGSFAFAERRALGKSLMSNQYDQAIVLPNSFKSAFIPFFADIPLRTGWRGEMRYRLLNDIRVLDKKRYPLMVQRYAALAFPKENAPLNEFPYPRLTVDQSQRPQLLTKFALQLNRPLLIICPGAEYGPAKRWPEHYFAEVADEKIRAGWQVWLMGSAKDREVTDAIRQLLLDDEREYCFNLAGSTNLGEAIDLMDCADAVLSNDSGLMHIAAALQKPLAVIYGSTSPEHTPPLAERVSIISNKIECAPCFERECPKVHHKCLRELMPQQVITALDELTAQTAVLQMDSNG, from the coding sequence ATGATTGATATTGCATTCCCGACAGAGCTGAAAAAAATCCAAAACATTTTGGTGATTGGCCCTGCTTGGATTGGCGATATGATGATGGCGCACACGCTGATCCAATTATTAAAACAGCGAAATCCCTCGGCACAAATCGATGTGTTGGCATCCGGTTGGACGCGGCAATTATTAATCCGTATGCCGCAAGTAAATCATGTGATTGAGATGCCTATTGGTCACGGTAGTTTTGCATTCGCTGAGAGGCGTGCACTGGGCAAATCATTGATGTCGAACCAATACGACCAAGCGATTGTATTACCCAATTCGTTTAAGTCTGCTTTTATTCCTTTTTTTGCGGATATTCCTCTGCGCACAGGTTGGCGCGGTGAAATGCGTTATAGATTGCTAAACGATATTCGCGTGTTAGATAAAAAGCGCTATCCATTAATGGTACAGCGCTATGCTGCGTTGGCTTTTCCAAAAGAAAATGCACCACTCAATGAGTTCCCTTATCCGCGGTTAACGGTCGATCAATCCCAGCGCCCACAATTGTTAACAAAATTTGCATTGCAGCTGAATCGCCCGCTGTTAATAATTTGCCCCGGTGCTGAATACGGCCCGGCCAAGCGTTGGCCTGAACATTATTTTGCCGAAGTGGCCGATGAAAAAATCCGCGCAGGCTGGCAGGTGTGGTTAATGGGCTCAGCCAAAGACCGCGAAGTGACCGATGCTATTCGTCAATTGTTATTGGATGATGAGCGCGAGTATTGTTTTAATCTGGCGGGTAGCACTAATTTGGGTGAAGCGATTGATTTGATGGATTGCGCCGACGCAGTGCTCAGTAATGATTCCGGTTTAATGCATATCGCTGCTGCACTGCAAAAGCCCTTGGCCGTTATTTACGGTTCGACTTCACCGGAGCACACGCCGCCGCTTGCAGAGCGTGTCTCCATCATCAGTAACAAAATCGAATGCGCGCCCTGTTTTGAGCGTGAATGTCCCAAGGTTCATCACAAATGCTTGCGCGAATTAATGCCACAACAAGTGATTACTGCGTTGGATGAATTGACTGCACAAACCGCTGTGTTGCAAATGGATAGTAACGGATGA